The proteins below are encoded in one region of Styela clava chromosome 4, kaStyClav1.hap1.2, whole genome shotgun sequence:
- the LOC120326965 gene encoding uncharacterized protein LOC120326965 translates to MRSLVYVQLFLVSMQFLTRVNYAHRQKCKYPPTRNDIQWEKLAGKTFYNSLNDGDAVSDDVACVKVHNITKVDDGVKATLDKYLFSSPDKPDVIRLHAQKIRPGFYMLDKNTDSAIMRDVVNEHGGINEKAVIENIKVSQSDADFHVTDYENYFIIVRCSDEGRWYVQPHTSSSVPTAEDVLRIWKALYKNGINQPLFMSQCSEVL, encoded by the exons ATGAGAAGTTTAGTTTATGTTCAATTGTTTTTGGTTTCAATGCAATTTCTTACTCGGGTGAATTATGCCCACAGGCAAAAGTGTAAGTATCCACCGACGAGAAACGATATACAATGGGAAAAA CTTGCCGgtaaaacattttataattCATTGAATGATGGTGATGCCGTATCTGACGATGTAGCTTGTGTTAAAGTACATAACATAACTAAAGTTGACGATGGGGTCAAAGCAACACTTGATAAGTATCTATTTAG CTCACCGGACAAACCCGATGTGATACGCCTCCACGCACAAAAAATTAGGCCGGGTTTTTACATGTTGGACAAAAACACAG acTCGGCAATAATGCGTGATGTTGTAAATGAACATGGTGGAATAAACGAGAAAGCCGTAATAGAAA atATCAAGGTGTCACAATCTGATGCCGACTTCCATGTAACAGATTATGAAAATTACTTCATTATCGTTCGATGCTCCGATGAAG GTCGATGGTATGTGCAACCCCACACTAGTAGTTCAGTCCCTACTGCAGAAGATGTTCTTCGTATCTGGAAAGCTTTATACAAGAATGGAATAAATCAACCGCTTTTCATGTCACAGTGTTCAGAAGTCTTATAG
- the LOC120326549 gene encoding ferroxidase HEPHL1-like has protein sequence MYYIVVLVSIFCAGEIVAMRREYFIAMEEIVWNYNGPESSRFFRRRGPARIGGEYRKAVFRQYTDSTFSTRSPRPESLGLFGPIIRAEVKDTIVVYAFNRATRPYSIHPHGVFYEKSSEGALYSDKTTSSDKVDDTIPPGGKHKYIWEVRDEYAPGKEDPNCLTWAYHSHVHSSRDQHTGLIGTLLTCKEGTLTSTGHRTDVDREFAIIVFVIDETESWYIDENIKARRRLTNNV, from the exons atgtaCTATATCGTTGTTTTGGTTTCTATATTTTGCGCTGGGGAGATAGTGGCAATGAGACGCGAGTATTTCATTGCAATGGAAGAAATAGTTTGGAATTACAACGGTCCTGAGAGCAG CCGATTTTTTAGGCGTCGTGGACCGGCCAGGATAGGAGGAGAATATAGAAAAGCAGTTTTTCGTCAATACACCGATTCAACCTTCAGCACTCGAAGTCCGAGACCGGAGTCATTGGGATTGTTTGGTCCTATTATTAGAGCTGAG GTGAAAGACACGATCGTTGTTTATGCTTTCAACCGTGCCACCCGACCATATAGTATTCATCCACATGGCGTTTTTTACGAGAAATCCAGTGAGGGAGCGTTGTACtcagacaaaacaacatcttcAGATAAAGTCGATGACACAATTCCACCCGGAGGAAAACATAAATATATCTGGGAAGTTAGAGACGA ATATGCCCCAGGAAAAGAGGATCCAAACTGCTTAACGTGGGCTTATCATTCTCATGTTCACTCGTCACGAGACCAACACACTGGCTTAATCGGAACTCTCCTCACGTGCAAAGAAG GAACATTGACATCCACTGGACATCGTACTGATGTAGATCGTGAATTTGCAATTATTGTCTTCGTCATTGACGAAACTGAAAGTTGGTACATTGACGAAAATATTAAGGCAAGAAGGCGGCTCACTAATAATGTTTAA